From the genome of Pseudonocardia sp. EC080619-01:
GGGGCGTGGCTGGTCGTGTTCGGTGCCGCCCACGTCGTCCTGCTCTACGGCGGGGACGTCATCGGTGCCTACGGTGTGGTCGCCGTGGTGTTCGCGGGCGTGGTCTCGTGGTCCGGGCGCCGGCTGGGGATCGTCACCGCGGTGACCCTCCTGATCGGGGTGGCCGCCTCGACCCTCCTCCAGACGGCGGCCGCGTCCGACACGCCGCTCGCCGTCGGGCCGACGCTCGTGGACAGTGCGCTCCAGCGCGCCGTGGCGCTCCCGCTGCTTCCGCTCTCCGCGCTCACCGTGCTGCCGGCGGTGCTGGTCGGTGTCTGGGTCGGCCGGATGCGCCTGCTGGAGCAGCCCGACCGCTACCGGTCGCTGCTGTGGCGCGTCGTCCTGCTCGGTTTCCCGGTCGCCGTCCTGGGGGCGCAGCCGGTCGCGCTGCAGGCCGTCGGGGTGTGGACGCCGGGCACGCCCGGTGCCGCTGCCGCCGCGGTGGCGGTGTTCGCCGGGACCGGCATCGCCGGGGGGCTCGCCTTCATGGCGGCCATCGCGCTCGTCGCCGACCGCATCGGGGGCACGCGCGGCCGGGTGACGACCGCGCTGGTGGCGTGCGGCCGGCGGTCGATGACCTTCTACATCGCCCAGTCGCCGGTGTGGCTGGTCCTCACCGAACCGTCCCTGCTGGACCTGGGCGGCGGGCTGGGCGCCGCCGCGGCCGCGGGGGTCGCGGTCGCCACGTGGGCGGCCACCGTCGTCATCGCGGACCTGCTGCGCCGCACGGGCCGGCGCGGGCCGGCCGAGGCGCTCCTGCGCCACCTCACCTACCGGACCCCGGCGCGACGTCGCGAGACCGCACCGGCGTAGGCGGCCCACGGCGCGCGGCGCGGCGCGGTTTGCCGCGCCGCGGAACGGGAACCATCGGGCATGGCTGACACGTATCGCGTGACCGAGATCGTCGGGACCTCGTCGGACGGAGTGGACGCCGCCATCCGCTCCGGTATCGCCGACGCCTCCAAGACCCTCCGCAACCTGGACTGGGCACAGGTCAGCGACATCCGGCTGCACCTCGACGACGGCGCCGTCCAGCACTTCCAGGTCGCCATGAAGGTCGGGTTCAAGGTCGAGACCGACTGAGGCCCCGACCGGTCCGTCCGCGGACCGGGACGATGATGGCCGACCGTGGACCCACGGATCCGGCGGCGCAGCCCGGACGACCTGCCCGGGTGCGTCGCCGCACTGGCCGCGGTGCACGGGACCGACCGGTACCCGATGGTCTGGCCCGGCGACCCCGCAGGGTGGCTCGCACCGGACGGTCTCCTGGGTGCCTGGGTGGCGACGGTCGACGACGTCGTCGCCGGGCACGTGTTGCTCACCGCGGACGTCGGCATCGCGCCCGTCGCGACGGTCGGCCGGCTGTTCGTCGCCCCCGGGGACGGCGCCGGGGGATCGCGCGGCTGCTGCTCGACCACGTGCGGGAGCACGCCCGGCGGCACGGGCTGACGCTCGGGCTCGAGGTCGCCGAGCCCGGCGGTGGTGCCGCGATCGAGCTCTACGAGCGGACCGGCTGGACGCACGTCGGGACCGGGACCGCCGGCTGGACGGCGCCCGGCGGCGGCCCGGTGACGCTCCGGTACTACCGGTGCTGAGCCGCCGCTCCCGGCCGGGCCGGGGTACGGTGCCCCCTCGACGGCGATGGGGCTCCGCCGACAACCGCCCGCCCGGGCTGATGGCTCCTACCCGACCGGAGACGGCCGTGTGGGAGTGGTGTGCGTGGACGAGCATCGGTCACCGAGGAACCCGCGGACGCCCGCGGTGCTGGGGGCGGTGGCGGCCGGCGGCGTCGCCGGCGCGGAGGCCCGCTGGGTCCTGGGCGTGCTGTTCCCCGACGGGCCGGGCGGCTGGCCGTGGACGACGTTCGTGATCAACCTGTCGGGCTGCCTGTTGATCGGGGTCCTGCTCACCGTCCTGGTCGAGCTGACCACCCCGCACCCGCTGCTCCGCCCGCTGCTCGCGACCGGCGTGCTGGGCGGGTACACGACGTTCTCGACGTGGTCGGTCGACCTGCTGCACCTCGCCGCCGCGGGCCGCACCGCCGCCGCCGTCGGGTACCTGGTGGCGACGCCGCTGCTCGCCGTCGCGGCGTGCGGTGCGGGTGTCGCGCTCACCCGCCGGGCCGCGCGCCGGGGGACCGGCCGGTGACCGCGTCGTCGGCGCTTCTGGTGGCGCTCGGGGCGGCGGTCGGGGCACCGCTGCGGTACCTGCTCGACCGGCTGGGACGCCGGGTGGTCCGGACCGCGTTCCCGTGGGGGACGTTCGCCGCGAACGTCATCGGGTCGTTCGTGCTCGGCGGGCTCGCCGGTGCGTCGGCGGCGCTCCCGCCGTGGGCCCAGCTGCTGGCCGCGACCGGCTTCTGCGGCGCACTGACGACCTACAGCACCTTCAGCTACGAGGTGGTCGCACTCCTCGACGTCCGCGAGCGGCTGACGGCGACGGCGTACCTGCTGGTCAGCATGATCGTGGGGGTCGGGTCGGCGGCCGCGGGATGGGCGCTGGCCGGACTCGCGGTCTAGGCCAGCCGGGCCAGCATCGTCCGGTTGCTCGTCCTGGTCTTGCGCAGCAGCGAGCCGACGTGCTTCTCGACCGTCTTCGCCGAGATGGCCAGCGTGCGGGCGATCTGGCGGTCGGTGAGGCCGTCGGCGACGAGCGCCCGGACCTCCTCCTCCCGCGGCGTGATCCCCGGGAGACCCACGGTGCGCCGCGGCGCGGCGAGCCGCCCGAGCTGCTCGTCGGCGAGGAGGGTCTCGCCGCGTCCGGCGGCACCGACGACGGCGGCCAGGCGTGCCCCGTCGGCGTCCGGGTCGACGCAGCCCTTCACCCCGGCGGCGACGGCGGCGCGCAGCCGCTGGTCGGGGCAGTCCTCGGCGAGCAGGACGACGGCCGGCGGGTCGGGGAGGGCCGCGAGGCGGTCGAGCACGCCGAGGTCGTCGCCGAGCAGTTCGTGGTCCACGACGAGCACGTCCGGGCCGAGGAGCCGGCAGGCGCCGGCGATCCGGTCGGCGTCGGCGGCGTCGGGGACCTCCGAGACCATGCCGAGCCCGGGTTCGCCGAGCTGCAGCAGGCGGACGATCCCGGCGCGCACCACCGGGCGGGCCGCGGCGACGAGCACCCCGGTCCGGACCCGGCCCGGTGCGGCTGGGGCCACCGTCGTGCAGGGCACGGTCAGGCGCAGCCGGGTCCCGGACCCGGGGCTGCTGTCGATCTCGAGCTCGCCGTCGAGGCGGCGGGCCCGGGCCGCCATGGAACGCAGGCCGAGGCGCGCGCCCGCGGCCGCGACGTGCAGCCGGGTGCCCGCCGAGGCGTCGAACCCGCGGCCGTCGTCCTCGACCAGGACGGTGAGCGTGCCGGGGCCGTGCACCACCCCGATCCGCACGCAGGCCGCGCCGGCGTGCACCGCGACGTTGAGCAGCGCCTCCTGCACCGTCCGGAACACCTCGTCGGCGGTCTCGGCGGGGATCGTCCCGGAGCCGACGGTCACGAGGTCCGCGCGGGGGGTCCCCTGCGCCTCCACCCAGGCGAGCTCCTGGCGCACGGCCTGTTCGAGGGTGCGCCCGGCGAGCGCACCGCTGTCGGCGAGCGCGAGCGCGGCGTAGTCGGCGAACAGCTCTGCGAGGTGGACGTCGGCGGAGGAGAAGCCGTCGATCCCGCCGGTGACGACACAGGCGCCGACGATGCGGGGGCCGCGCCGGACCGGCACGGCGAGGACCGGGCGGCGCCCGGGGGACTCGTCGTGCACCGGCGCGCGGGTCGCGAGCAGCCGGGCGACGACGTCGCCGGGCACGCCGCCGTCGTCCACCGCCCCCGCCCACGATCCGCGGGCCTCGTCGACGCGCACGACCCAACCGGCACCGCCGGTGAGCGTGCGCAGGTGGTCGGCGATGCGGTGCAGCAGGGGGTCGCCGTCGCCGGGGTGCACGGACCCCGGGGGGCCGGGACGGGCCGCGAGCGCGCCCGACGGTGCCGCTGCGACCACCAGCCGTCCTCCTCGACGCATGATGCATACAAGATGCATTGATGGAGTGAGAGTAGGGTCGCGCCGAGTCGAGGGCAAGGGCGGTGACGTGGCGGGGAACGGTGGTGTGCCGGCGGGGACATCGGCCAAGGAGCGCGCCTACCGCGACACGAAGTCACGCATCCTCGACGGCTCGTTCCCCGGCGGGGACCTCATCACCGAGGGCCAGGTCGCCGAGACGCTCGCCATGAGCCGCACCCCGGTGCGGGAGGCGTTCCTGCGCCTCGAGGCCGAGGGGCTGCTGCGGCTGTTCCCCAAGCGCGGGGCGCTCGTGGTCGCGGTGTCGCCGCACGAGGTCGAGGACGTGCTGGAGGCCCGCGAGCTGGTCGAGGGGCACGCGCTGGAGAAGCTCTGCGCGGTGTCCGAGGCCGAGCGCGCCGTCGTGGCCCGCGCCCTGCGTGACGTGCTGGACGTCCAGCGCGCCGCGCTGGCCTCGGGCGACCAGCGGGCGTTCGCCGAGGCCGACCGCCGCTTCCACATCACCGTCGTCGAGAGCGCGCGCAACGCGATCCTGCTGGAGCTCTACGCCTCGCTGCGCGACCGTCAGCTGCGGATGAACCTCGGCTCGCTGGAACGGGGGCCCTCCCGGCCGCACGAGATCCTCACCCAGCACGAGGCGATCGTCGACGCGCTGGGCCGCGGGGACCGCGCCGGGACCCGCGAGCGGCTGCGGGACCACCTCGACGCCACCCGCGTCTCCGTGCTGGGGGGCCAGCGGGCCGGTACCCGCCCCGCGGGGGGTCATCCGATCGGCGGCTGACCCCTCGTCGTGGGGGAGATCCCCCAGGGCCGGGGGTGGGGACTCTCCCCGTGGTCGGCCGGTCGGGGCGCTCCTAGTGTCCGTCGTCGCCGGGCGGTGCCCGGCCGCCCCGCCGGACCGTCGCACGGCGACCGGGAGCGGGGCGCCCACCGGATCCGCGGAGGACCGCATGCCGGGACTGACCCTTGCCGAGGCACGCCGGATGCTCGACGCCGGGCTGGCCGAGGCCGACCGCATCGGCCAACCGATGAACGTCGCCGTCGTCGACGCCGGCGGGCACCTGCTGGCCTTCGCCCGCCAGGACGGCGCGATCCGCGCCAGCATCGACATCTCCCAGCGCAAGGCGGTGACGTCGGTCCTCATGGAGGCCCCGACGGGCGCGCTGACCCCGCTGGTCCAGCCCGGCGCCGAGCTGTACGGCCTGGAGCAGACCGCCGGCGGGCTCGTCGTCTTCGGCGGCGGGATCCCCGTCCACCGCGACGGCGAGCTGGTCGGCGCCGTCGGCGTCAGCGCGGGCTCCGTCGAGCAGGACACCCTCGTCGCCGAGGCCGCCGTCGCGGCGATCAAGGAATGAGGGGCCCGCGATGACGCGATCCGTGGCACCGTCGCCGCTCGTCCGTGAGTGCGTCGGCGAGCTCGCCGGCACGTTCGTCCTCGTCGTCTTCGGCACCGCCGCGGTGGCGCAGATGGTGGTCTCCGGCGGCGACGCCGGTGACTGGGCCACCCTGACCTGGGGCTGGGTCGCCGGCCTGATCATGGGCATCTACGTGGCCGGGCGCCTCGGCGCCGGCCACCTCAACCCGGCCGTCACCCTCGCGATGGCGGTCTACCGCGGACTGCCGTGGCGCAGCGTCCTGCCCTACATCGCCGCGCAGACCCTCGGGGCGTTCCTCGCCGCGCTGGTGACCCGCGGGGTGTACGCCTCGGGGATCGCGTCGGTCGACCCCGGCCTGACCACGGCGTCCCAGACGATCTTCTCGACGCTGCCCAACCACGGGATCGGGACGGCGTTCTTCGACCAGATCGTCGGCACCGCGCTGCTGGTGTTCGTCCTGTTCGCACTGCTCGCGACGCTGCAGGGCGCCGCGGGCCAGCTGCTCCCGCTGATGGTCGGGTTCCTGCTGCTCGGGATCGGCTTCGCGTGGGGCACCAACGCCGGCTACGCGATCAACCCGGCCCGTGACTTCGGGCCCCGGCTCGCACAGTGGCTCACCGGCTACGACGGCGCCTGGGGCACCGCCGACGGCACGCCGTACTGGTGGCTGCCGATCGTCGCGCCGGTGATCGGTGCGCTGATCGGCGGTGGCCTGTACGTCCTGCTCATCGAGCGTCTCGAGGTGCCCGCGGCCCTCGCCGCACCGGCGCCCGCACCGACCCCGGAGTCCGCCGAGGCCGGGGCCGTCGCCGACCCGCGCCACCCGATCACCGCGGTCGAGGTCGTCCCCGGCGACCTGCCGTCCCAGCCGTCCCCGCCCCCGAAGGAGGCGTCCCGATGACCGTCGACCTGACCCCCGCCGACTACCCGCTCTCGGTCAACCGGCCCGAGCTGCTCCGCACGCCCACCGGCAAGGCGCTGTCCGACATCACGATGGCCGCCGTCGTCGCCGGTGACGTCACCGCCGAGGACCTGCGCGTGACGCCCGCGACGCTGGTCATGCAGGGCAGCATCGCCGAGTCGATGGGCCGCCGTCAGCTGGGCGAGAACTGCCGCCGTGCCGCGGAGATGACCGCCATCCCCGACGACGAGGTCCTCGCCATGTACAACGCGCTGCGCCCCAACGCGTCGAGCGCGGACCGGCTCGAGTCGATCGCCGCCCGGCTGGAGGCCACCTACTCCGCCCCCCTGTGCGCCGCGCTCGTCCGCGAGGCCGCGCAGGTCTACGCGGCCCGCAACCTGCTCGCCGAGGAGGACTGACATGACCGCCGTAGCCCCGCGTCCCGACTCGACGGTGCGGACGTCCACGCGCACCGGGATTCTCGAGGACCGCCCGGTCAACCTGGACGGCTTCGTCGAGGAGTGGCCCGAGAAGGGTCTCGTCGCGATGGAGTCCGACTTCGACCCGAAGCCGGGCGTGCGCGTCGAGGACGGCCGGATCGTCGAGCTCGACGGCCGCACCCGCGACGAGTTCGACTTCATGGACACCTTCATCGCCGACCACGCGATCGACGTCGCGACCTGCGAGGACGCCCTCGCAACGCCGTCGATCGAGATCGCCAGGATGCTCTGCGACCCGCGGACCACCCGCGACGAGGTGGTCGCGCTCGGCCGTGGGATGACCCCGGCCAAGATCCTCGACGTCGTCAAGCTGATGAACGTCGTCGAGATCATGATGGGCATCCAGAGGACCCGCTCGCGGCGCACGCCCGCCAACCAGGCGCACTCCACGAGCGCGAAGGACAACCCGATCCAGGTCGCGGCCGACGCCGCCGAGGGTGCGGTGCGCGGGTTCGCCGAGCTGGAGACGACCCTCGGCGTCGTCCGCTACGCGCCGCTGGTGGCGATCGGCCTGCAGGTCGGCGCCCAGGTCGGGCGCGGTGGCGTCCTCACCCAGTGCGCGCTGGAGGAGGCGACCGAGCTCGATCTCGGCATGCGGGGGATCACCGCCTACGCCGAGACGATCTCCATCTACGGCACCGAGTCGGTGTTCGTCGACGGCGACGACACCCCGTGGTCGAAGGCGTTCCTGGCCTCGGCCTACGCCTCGCGCGGGATCAAGATGCGTTTCACCTCGGGCACCGGTTCGGAGGTGCAGATGGGCAACGCCGAGGGGCGGTCCATGCTGTACCTGGAGATCCGGTGCATCCTCATGGCGCGCGGCGCGGGCGTGCAGGGCCTGCAGAACGGCTCGATCTCCTGCATCGGCGTCCCCGGGGCGGTGCCCGGCGGGATCCGGGCGGTCGCCGCGGAGAACCTCGTCGCCAGCTGGATGGACCTGGAGTGCGCGTCGGGCAACGACCAGTCGTTCTCGCACTCGCCGATGCGCCGCACCAGCCGGCTGCTGCCGCAGATGCTGCCGGGCACCGACTTCGTGTGCTCCGGTTACTCCGCGGTGCCGAACCGGGACAACATGTTCGCCGGGTCCAACCTCGACACCGAGGACTACGACGACTGGAACGTCATCCAGCGCGACATGCAGGTCGACGGCGGCCTGCGGCACGTCCGCGACGACGTCATCCTGCAGGTCCGCAACAAGGCCGCCCGCGCGCTGCAGGCGGTGTTCGCCGAGCTCGACCTCCCCGCGATCACCGACGAGGAGGTGGAGGCGGCGACCTACGCCGACTCCAGCGACGACTACCCCGACCGCGACGTGCTCGCCGACCTCGAGGGCGCCCGCAGCGTGATGGAGCGCGGCGTCACCGGGCTGGACCTGGTGCGGATCCTGGAGCGTTCCGGCTTCGGGGACGTGGCGGAGAACTACCTGCAGGTGCTCCGCCAGCGCGTGTCCGGGGACCTGCTGCAGACCGCGGCCGTGCTGACCGGCGACTTCGTGCCGCTGGCCGCGATCAACGACGCCAACGACTACGCCGGCCCCGGCACCGGCTACCGCCTGTCCGGCGAGCGGTGGGAGGAGCTCAAGAAGCTCCGCCACGTCACCTCCGCCGAGAACCCCGAGGAGGAATCCGAATGACCGTGTCAAGCCGCGATAGCGGGTTGTGGTGCGGTGATGGTGAACATCCTCCGGTCACGCAGCAGGGCCCACAGGACGTCGACCAGGCGTCTGGCCAAGGCGAGCAGAGCCTGGGTATGAAGCATTCTTTCGCTGCGTTTGCGCTGGTAGAAGGCCCGGGACGGGCCATTGACCTTGAGGCTGGACAGTGCGGCCATGTAGAACACTCGCCGCAGGCGGCGGTTGTAGCGTCGTGGGCGACGCAGGTTCCCGCTGATCCGGCCGGAGTCCTGGGGCACCGGGACGAGTCCGGCGTAGGAGGCCAGCCGCCCTGGAGAGGTGAATCCGCCCAGTTCAGGGCCGACACCGCCGTGGGTGGCGGTGAGGAACTCCGCGCCCAGGATGGGTCCGAGACCGGGCAGCGACTCGATGATCGCCGCGTCCGGGTGGGAGCGGAACACGGTGGTGATCAGCTTGTCGGTGTCCTTGATCTCCCGGTCGAGTTCCAGCAGTCGTCGGGCCAGGCCGGCAACAAGGATCGCGGTCCGCGTCTCGCTGGGCAGTGCCACGGTCTGGGCGTGGGCGACCTCGACCGCGGTGGCGGCCATCGCAGCAATACCCGGTGCCCACGCCCGATGGGCACGCAGGTACTCGATCACCCCTGCCTCGCCGGCGTCCCGGAGGGCCTGGGGTGTCTGGAACCCGGTGACCAGCACCAGAGCGCTGCGGGTGGAATAGTCGAATGCCGCCTCGAGACCGGGAAAGATCGACCCGAGCAGGTCACGCAGCCGGTTGACCCCGCGCACCCAGTCG
Proteins encoded in this window:
- a CDS encoding CrcB family protein, with protein sequence MDEHRSPRNPRTPAVLGAVAAGGVAGAEARWVLGVLFPDGPGGWPWTTFVINLSGCLLIGVLLTVLVELTTPHPLLRPLLATGVLGGYTTFSTWSVDLLHLAAAGRTAAAVGYLVATPLLAVAACGAGVALTRRAARRGTGR
- a CDS encoding MIP/aquaporin family protein; the encoded protein is MTRSVAPSPLVRECVGELAGTFVLVVFGTAAVAQMVVSGGDAGDWATLTWGWVAGLIMGIYVAGRLGAGHLNPAVTLAMAVYRGLPWRSVLPYIAAQTLGAFLAALVTRGVYASGIASVDPGLTTASQTIFSTLPNHGIGTAFFDQIVGTALLVFVLFALLATLQGAAGQLLPLMVGFLLLGIGFAWGTNAGYAINPARDFGPRLAQWLTGYDGAWGTADGTPYWWLPIVAPVIGALIGGGLYVLLIERLEVPAALAAPAPAPTPESAEAGAVADPRHPITAVEVVPGDLPSQPSPPPKEASR
- a CDS encoding heme-binding protein, producing MPGLTLAEARRMLDAGLAEADRIGQPMNVAVVDAGGHLLAFARQDGAIRASIDISQRKAVTSVLMEAPTGALTPLVQPGAELYGLEQTAGGLVVFGGGIPVHRDGELVGAVGVSAGSVEQDTLVAEAAVAAIKE
- a CDS encoding diol dehydratase small subunit, with the translated sequence MTVDLTPADYPLSVNRPELLRTPTGKALSDITMAAVVAGDVTAEDLRVTPATLVMQGSIAESMGRRQLGENCRRAAEMTAIPDDEVLAMYNALRPNASSADRLESIAARLEATYSAPLCAALVREAAQVYAARNLLAEED
- a CDS encoding DUF418 domain-containing protein — encoded protein: MPRSRPPVPGPSTPTPESERLLAPDLARGVMLLLIALAHSRMLHGGGNSMTTPAGGGPLDVAVQWLLTSFVDARSAPLFGLLFGYGLVQMTRRLSGPGGDPAQARRLIRRRGAWLVVFGAAHVVLLYGGDVIGAYGVVAVVFAGVVSWSGRRLGIVTAVTLLIGVAASTLLQTAAASDTPLAVGPTLVDSALQRAVALPLLPLSALTVLPAVLVGVWVGRMRLLEQPDRYRSLLWRVVLLGFPVAVLGAQPVALQAVGVWTPGTPGAAAAAVAVFAGTGIAGGLAFMAAIALVADRIGGTRGRVTTALVACGRRSMTFYIAQSPVWLVLTEPSLLDLGGGLGAAAAAGVAVATWAATVVIADLLRRTGRRGPAEALLRHLTYRTPARRRETAPA
- a CDS encoding GntR family transcriptional regulator, which encodes MAGNGGVPAGTSAKERAYRDTKSRILDGSFPGGDLITEGQVAETLAMSRTPVREAFLRLEAEGLLRLFPKRGALVVAVSPHEVEDVLEARELVEGHALEKLCAVSEAERAVVARALRDVLDVQRAALASGDQRAFAEADRRFHITVVESARNAILLELYASLRDRQLRMNLGSLERGPSRPHEILTQHEAIVDALGRGDRAGTRERLRDHLDATRVSVLGGQRAGTRPAGGHPIGG
- a CDS encoding propanediol/glycerol family dehydratase large subunit, giving the protein MTAVAPRPDSTVRTSTRTGILEDRPVNLDGFVEEWPEKGLVAMESDFDPKPGVRVEDGRIVELDGRTRDEFDFMDTFIADHAIDVATCEDALATPSIEIARMLCDPRTTRDEVVALGRGMTPAKILDVVKLMNVVEIMMGIQRTRSRRTPANQAHSTSAKDNPIQVAADAAEGAVRGFAELETTLGVVRYAPLVAIGLQVGAQVGRGGVLTQCALEEATELDLGMRGITAYAETISIYGTESVFVDGDDTPWSKAFLASAYASRGIKMRFTSGTGSEVQMGNAEGRSMLYLEIRCILMARGAGVQGLQNGSISCIGVPGAVPGGIRAVAAENLVASWMDLECASGNDQSFSHSPMRRTSRLLPQMLPGTDFVCSGYSAVPNRDNMFAGSNLDTEDYDDWNVIQRDMQVDGGLRHVRDDVILQVRNKAARALQAVFAELDLPAITDEEVEAATYADSSDDYPDRDVLADLEGARSVMERGVTGLDLVRILERSGFGDVAENYLQVLRQRVSGDLLQTAAVLTGDFVPLAAINDANDYAGPGTGYRLSGERWEELKKLRHVTSAENPEEESE
- a CDS encoding LuxR C-terminal-related transcriptional regulator; the encoded protein is MVAAAPSGALAARPGPPGSVHPGDGDPLLHRIADHLRTLTGGAGWVVRVDEARGSWAGAVDDGGVPGDVVARLLATRAPVHDESPGRRPVLAVPVRRGPRIVGACVVTGGIDGFSSADVHLAELFADYAALALADSGALAGRTLEQAVRQELAWVEAQGTPRADLVTVGSGTIPAETADEVFRTVQEALLNVAVHAGAACVRIGVVHGPGTLTVLVEDDGRGFDASAGTRLHVAAAGARLGLRSMAARARRLDGELEIDSSPGSGTRLRLTVPCTTVAPAAPGRVRTGVLVAAARPVVRAGIVRLLQLGEPGLGMVSEVPDAADADRIAGACRLLGPDVLVVDHELLGDDLGVLDRLAALPDPPAVVLLAEDCPDQRLRAAVAAGVKGCVDPDADGARLAAVVGAAGRGETLLADEQLGRLAAPRRTVGLPGITPREEEVRALVADGLTDRQIARTLAISAKTVEKHVGSLLRKTRTSNRTMLARLA
- the crcB gene encoding fluoride efflux transporter CrcB, yielding MTASSALLVALGAAVGAPLRYLLDRLGRRVVRTAFPWGTFAANVIGSFVLGGLAGASAALPPWAQLLAATGFCGALTTYSTFSYEVVALLDVRERLTATAYLLVSMIVGVGSAAAGWALAGLAV
- a CDS encoding IS110 family transposase, producing MAQRPVIWIGIDVGKRTHHACAIDTDGKVVFSRKVSNDQAAIEALLARAAEAAQDVRWAIDLTCSYAALLQVVLTAADQQVVYVPGRVVDRMSGVFRGEAKTDARDAKVIAETARMRGADLTTVTATDETTAELARLVAHREDLMADWVRGVNRLRDLLGSIFPGLEAAFDYSTRSALVLVTGFQTPQALRDAGEAGVIEYLRAHRAWAPGIAAMAATAVEVAHAQTVALPSETRTAILVAGLARRLLELDREIKDTDKLITTVFRSHPDAAIIESLPGLGPILGAEFLTATHGGVGPELGGFTSPGRLASYAGLVPVPQDSGRISGNLRRPRRYNRRLRRVFYMAALSSLKVNGPSRAFYQRKRSERMLHTQALLALARRLVDVLWALLRDRRMFTITAPQPAIAA
- a CDS encoding dodecin; translated protein: MADTYRVTEIVGTSSDGVDAAIRSGIADASKTLRNLDWAQVSDIRLHLDDGAVQHFQVAMKVGFKVETD